A window of the Desulforapulum autotrophicum HRM2 genome harbors these coding sequences:
- the topA gene encoding type I DNA topoisomerase: MKKPLLIVESPTKVKTLKKYVGKDYNVTATVGHIRDLPPKELGIDIEDDFKPKYITIQGKTKVIQAMKSAAGDTDTVYLAPDPDREGEAIAFHAAEVLKKKGRTFYRVLFHELTQKGISEALENPLDLNHDRYEAQQTRRSLDRLVGYQISPLLWRRVQGGLSAGRVQSVAVRIICDRERIIRAFEPEEYWTITADLATDLPPTFTAALARIDNKKAVIPDQQTAEKIVGELENAAFVVEKIVSRTIKRNPLPPFITSKLQQDAINRLRFTAKKTMLVAQQLYEGIEIGTGGPEGLITYMRTDSIRIADEAAQEALEHIRQTFGPEYALATPRFFKNKNKAQDAHEAIRPTSVLNTPERLKSFLGEDQFKLYELIWNRFVASQMAQAIIDQNTISIQALNYTFTVGGTTVKFPGFMALYAAIDEKADKAKQKLPIIEQGMGLERKAIIPKQHFTKPPPRFSEASLVKELEENGIGRPSTYASILSIIRDKGYVELINRYFVPSELGFIVNDLLMTSFPEILDTDFTARMENDLDEIESGTKHSLGVLKAFYSTFKEKLDHAKENMLSVKGVGIPTGLSCPLCGKPLNIKMGRNGHFIACTGYPECSFSSNYTRDEKGAIQILETKTDNTKVKDCIKCGSPMVKKEGRFGEFLACTGYPECKHTESVNGDAGGRETGAKCPEPLCNGVIVEKRSRRGKTFFGCNKYPECTFASWDPVVNKPCPKCNSSYLIEKQTKKEGKFLKCPNKECTYKESLDD; the protein is encoded by the coding sequence GTGAAAAAACCCCTGCTCATTGTCGAGTCACCCACCAAGGTGAAAACCCTTAAGAAATACGTTGGCAAAGATTACAATGTGACGGCAACCGTCGGTCACATCAGGGATCTTCCGCCAAAGGAGCTTGGCATAGATATTGAGGACGACTTCAAGCCCAAGTACATCACCATTCAGGGAAAGACCAAGGTGATTCAGGCCATGAAGAGTGCGGCAGGAGACACAGACACTGTCTATCTTGCCCCTGACCCTGACCGTGAAGGTGAAGCCATTGCATTCCATGCCGCCGAGGTTTTAAAGAAAAAGGGCAGAACTTTCTACCGGGTTCTGTTCCATGAACTAACCCAGAAAGGAATAAGCGAAGCCCTTGAAAATCCCCTCGACCTTAACCATGACCGTTACGAAGCCCAACAGACAAGGAGATCTCTGGATCGACTCGTGGGCTACCAGATCTCCCCTCTTTTGTGGAGAAGGGTCCAGGGTGGATTAAGTGCAGGGAGGGTCCAGTCCGTTGCAGTCAGGATCATATGCGACCGGGAAAGGATTATCCGGGCCTTTGAACCCGAGGAGTACTGGACCATCACTGCCGATCTTGCCACGGACCTTCCGCCAACTTTTACTGCGGCCCTTGCCAGGATTGACAACAAAAAGGCCGTTATTCCCGACCAGCAGACTGCCGAAAAGATCGTCGGAGAACTTGAAAATGCAGCGTTTGTTGTTGAAAAAATCGTCAGTAGAACAATCAAGCGAAATCCCCTGCCCCCGTTCATTACAAGTAAACTCCAGCAGGATGCCATCAACCGGCTGAGATTTACGGCAAAAAAAACCATGCTGGTAGCCCAGCAACTCTATGAAGGCATTGAAATAGGCACGGGCGGCCCTGAGGGTTTGATTACCTACATGCGTACTGACTCCATACGAATTGCCGATGAAGCGGCCCAGGAGGCACTCGAGCATATCAGGCAGACGTTTGGACCGGAATACGCCCTGGCAACACCGCGTTTTTTCAAAAATAAAAACAAGGCCCAGGATGCCCATGAGGCCATCAGGCCAACTTCGGTCCTCAACACACCGGAACGGCTGAAATCTTTTCTTGGCGAGGATCAGTTCAAGCTCTACGAGCTCATCTGGAATCGTTTTGTCGCTTCCCAGATGGCCCAGGCCATCATTGATCAGAACACCATCTCCATCCAGGCGCTGAATTACACCTTTACCGTTGGCGGAACAACGGTAAAATTTCCGGGTTTCATGGCCCTCTATGCCGCTATTGATGAAAAGGCGGACAAAGCCAAGCAAAAACTGCCCATAATTGAGCAGGGCATGGGGCTTGAAAGAAAAGCCATTATTCCAAAACAGCACTTTACCAAGCCGCCACCACGATTTTCTGAGGCATCCCTTGTCAAAGAGCTCGAAGAAAACGGCATTGGACGGCCAAGCACCTATGCGTCCATTCTTTCAATCATCCGGGACAAGGGGTATGTGGAACTCATCAACCGTTATTTCGTGCCGAGCGAGCTTGGATTCATCGTCAACGATCTGTTGATGACATCCTTTCCTGAAATCCTTGATACGGACTTTACAGCACGCATGGAAAACGACCTGGACGAAATCGAAAGCGGAACCAAACATTCGTTGGGTGTCCTCAAAGCCTTTTACTCTACTTTTAAGGAAAAGCTTGACCATGCCAAGGAAAACATGCTCAGTGTCAAAGGCGTGGGCATTCCTACGGGCCTGTCATGCCCCCTGTGCGGCAAACCTTTGAATATCAAAATGGGACGAAACGGCCATTTTATCGCCTGCACAGGCTACCCCGAATGCAGTTTCTCAAGTAACTACACCAGGGACGAAAAGGGAGCCATTCAAATCCTTGAAACCAAAACCGACAACACAAAGGTAAAAGACTGCATCAAGTGCGGTAGTCCAATGGTCAAAAAAGAAGGCCGATTTGGCGAATTTCTTGCCTGCACCGGATACCCTGAATGCAAACACACTGAATCCGTCAACGGTGACGCAGGTGGCAGGGAAACGGGTGCTAAATGCCCGGAACCTCTGTGCAACGGGGTCATTGTTGAAAAGCGCTCCCGCCGTGGAAAAACTTTTTTTGGCTGCAACAAATATCCCGAATGTACCTTTGCCTCCTGGGATCCTGTTGTCAACAAACCCTGTCCCAAGTGCAATTCTTCGTATCTTATTGAGAAACAGACTAAAAAAGAGGGTAAGTTTTTGAAATGCCCGAACAAAGAGTGTACATACAAGGAAAGTTTAGACGATTAA
- a CDS encoding OmpA family protein produces MKKSVLKSLLVVSMFFLFTACAAKGPVTPLPVFQPQPFDSQAYAPSVDNFIVIFDASSSMEEFSNGQEKFTVAKAFVDRMNQVLPEMGQNAGLISFGHDPSISRKPTLNTDGMKPYTTAGFAAEFDRVAAPGGTSALPLALNTAAMDLDGVLTKTAVIVVSDGKNISPKSIDAATQLKDKFGSSLCIYTVLVGNDAGGAALLDNISNVSTCGFSSNADDLMTAPAMAAFVEKVFLDKKMVKPVVAAPMDSDGDGVIDALDKCPDTPHGVSVDASGCPFDSDKDGVYDYKDQCPGTPLGANVNDLGCWILAELLFDYNKADIKPTSFDELDNVAMILKKNPALKIDLQGHTDNIGSKNFNMKLSLKRSAAVKTYLVSKGVPSERLKTEGFGFSRPVDTNKTKEGRAKNRRVELLPIQ; encoded by the coding sequence GTGAAAAAATCTGTTTTAAAGTCTCTTCTCGTTGTCTCAATGTTTTTTCTATTTACGGCATGTGCCGCAAAGGGGCCTGTAACCCCCTTGCCTGTATTTCAACCCCAGCCCTTTGACTCACAAGCATATGCACCTTCTGTTGATAATTTTATCGTAATTTTTGATGCATCAAGCTCCATGGAAGAATTTAGCAATGGTCAGGAAAAATTCACCGTTGCCAAGGCATTTGTTGACCGCATGAACCAGGTCCTTCCAGAGATGGGCCAGAATGCAGGTTTAATCTCCTTTGGCCATGACCCTTCGATCTCCAGAAAACCAACCCTGAATACAGATGGAATGAAACCTTACACCACTGCCGGTTTTGCTGCCGAATTTGATCGTGTCGCCGCACCCGGCGGAACCAGTGCACTGCCTCTGGCCCTTAATACCGCAGCAATGGATCTTGACGGCGTTCTAACAAAGACAGCTGTAATCGTCGTCAGCGATGGTAAAAACATTTCACCAAAATCCATTGATGCCGCCACACAGCTCAAGGATAAATTTGGTTCATCACTGTGCATCTATACGGTTCTTGTGGGCAATGACGCTGGTGGTGCAGCCCTGCTGGATAATATTTCCAATGTCAGCACCTGCGGTTTCTCATCAAATGCCGACGACCTCATGACCGCACCTGCCATGGCCGCCTTTGTTGAAAAAGTCTTTTTAGATAAGAAGATGGTAAAACCCGTTGTTGCAGCTCCCATGGACAGCGACGGTGACGGCGTTATTGATGCATTGGACAAATGCCCTGACACACCCCATGGCGTTAGCGTTGATGCTTCAGGATGTCCCTTTGACTCAGACAAAGACGGCGTTTACGATTACAAGGACCAGTGCCCGGGAACACCTTTAGGTGCAAATGTAAACGACCTTGGCTGCTGGATTCTTGCTGAACTGCTCTTTGACTACAACAAGGCAGACATCAAACCCACCTCTTTTGACGAGCTGGACAATGTGGCTATGATTCTTAAAAAGAATCCTGCATTGAAGATTGATCTCCAAGGCCATACGGACAACATCGGCTCCAAAAATTTTAACATGAAACTTTCCCTGAAACGTTCCGCTGCCGTAAAGACCTACCTTGTATCCAAGGGCGTTCCAAGCGAAAGACTCAAAACCGAGGGTTTTGGTTTCTCAAGACCCGTTGACACCAATAAGACCAAGGAAGGCCGTGCCAAAAACCGGCGCGTAGAACTTCTTCCCATTCAGTAA
- a CDS encoding class I SAM-dependent methyltransferase, with amino-acid sequence MFSLERFREEYNVEETRYQVAGLSFDFFVPKKIDPFINQDDLFTNFPLWSKIWEATAVLSFHLSTITPDPGKRFLEIGAGMGVAGLVGAKLGHSMTITEYNTDAIKFARANAVLNNIDTVDIRELDWNNPLIEGKFDYIIGSEVVFKEKDILGLHQLFQRYLKPGGTIILAEGMRKTTMAFVKHMENHYTLAIKKQTMKSNGKEIPIILFKLT; translated from the coding sequence ATGTTTTCCCTTGAAAGATTCCGAGAAGAGTACAATGTGGAAGAAACCCGCTACCAAGTGGCAGGCCTTTCATTTGATTTTTTTGTTCCAAAAAAGATAGACCCTTTCATCAACCAGGACGACCTGTTCACAAACTTTCCCCTGTGGAGCAAAATCTGGGAGGCCACTGCAGTTCTGTCGTTTCACCTCTCCACCATTACACCTGATCCCGGCAAACGCTTTCTTGAAATTGGTGCCGGCATGGGTGTGGCAGGTCTTGTGGGTGCAAAACTCGGCCACAGCATGACCATCACCGAATACAACACAGATGCCATTAAATTCGCACGGGCCAATGCCGTTCTCAACAATATTGACACCGTGGACATCCGTGAACTTGACTGGAACAACCCCCTGATCGAGGGAAAGTTTGACTATATCATCGGTTCTGAAGTTGTATTCAAGGAAAAGGACATCCTGGGGCTTCACCAGCTTTTCCAGCGCTACCTCAAACCCGGGGGCACCATTATCCTGGCAGAAGGAATGAGAAAAACCACCATGGCATTTGTCAAGCACATGGAAAACCACTACACTCTTGCCATAAAAAAACAAACCATGAAATCCAATGGCAAGGAAATCCCGATCATTTTGTTCAAACTCACCTGA
- a CDS encoding ABC-F family ATP-binding cassette domain-containing protein — MITTSNLTLAYGKRVLFKEVSIKFSPQNCYGLIGANGAGKSTFLKILAGEIDPDQGGVSVGPTERIAVLKQDHFAFDEETVIATVIMGYPDLFQVMIERDAIYAKPDFTEEDGILSADLETRFADMNGYEAESEAAVLLHGLGIDESLCQKKMKALEATDKVRVLLAQALFGNPDVLLLDEPTNHLDHKSIVWLQEFLFRFQNTVIVVSHDRHFLNQVCTHIADIDFGQIRVFVGNYDFWCQASKLVMRQRQNENKKALDRAGELKSFIQRFSSNASKSKQATSRKKLLEKITIEELPVSSRRYPYISFKPERPCGNIILEIENMTKTIDGVDVLKDFNLVVNKGDKIAFVGSDTLAQTTLFQILNGTIEPDSGTFRWGATITLSDFPRENDLFFKQEMTLVDWLGQYHTEGESFSRSFLGRMLFSGEESMKSTTVLSGGERVRCMLARMMLTCANALVLDQPTNHLDLESITALNDGLTAFPEVLLFSSHDHEFISTIANRIIEITPKGVIDQTMGFDDYLELMDSKETV, encoded by the coding sequence ATGATCACCACGTCCAACCTGACCCTTGCCTACGGAAAAAGGGTTCTGTTTAAAGAAGTCAGCATCAAGTTCTCCCCGCAAAACTGCTACGGCCTGATCGGGGCCAATGGAGCTGGAAAATCCACCTTTCTGAAAATTCTCGCAGGAGAGATTGATCCTGACCAGGGCGGGGTAAGCGTTGGCCCCACTGAACGGATTGCCGTCCTTAAGCAGGATCACTTTGCCTTTGATGAAGAAACCGTCATTGCAACTGTGATCATGGGTTATCCAGATCTTTTTCAGGTGATGATCGAGCGGGACGCCATCTATGCAAAGCCAGATTTTACTGAAGAGGACGGTATCCTTTCGGCTGATCTTGAGACTCGTTTTGCAGACATGAACGGATATGAGGCTGAATCTGAAGCTGCTGTGCTGCTCCATGGCCTTGGCATTGACGAATCCCTGTGTCAAAAAAAGATGAAGGCTCTTGAAGCAACGGACAAGGTAAGGGTCCTCCTGGCACAGGCCCTATTTGGAAACCCGGATGTCCTTCTCCTTGACGAACCCACCAACCATCTGGACCATAAATCAATCGTCTGGCTTCAAGAATTTTTATTCCGATTCCAGAATACGGTCATTGTCGTCTCCCATGACCGCCACTTTCTCAACCAGGTGTGCACCCACATAGCTGACATCGACTTTGGACAGATCCGGGTGTTTGTTGGCAATTACGATTTCTGGTGTCAGGCAAGCAAACTTGTCATGCGCCAGCGTCAAAATGAAAATAAAAAAGCCCTTGACCGGGCAGGCGAGTTGAAATCCTTTATCCAGCGGTTCAGCTCCAATGCATCCAAGTCAAAACAGGCAACCTCCAGAAAAAAGCTGCTGGAAAAAATCACCATCGAAGAACTGCCCGTCTCTTCCAGACGTTACCCCTATATCAGCTTCAAACCCGAGCGGCCCTGCGGTAACATTATCCTTGAGATCGAGAACATGACAAAAACCATTGACGGCGTGGATGTGCTCAAAGATTTCAACCTCGTGGTCAACAAAGGAGATAAGATCGCCTTTGTGGGCAGCGATACCCTTGCCCAGACCACCCTTTTTCAAATCCTCAATGGAACCATTGAACCCGATAGTGGCACCTTTCGGTGGGGCGCCACCATTACCCTCTCTGACTTCCCCAGGGAAAACGACCTGTTTTTCAAACAGGAGATGACCCTTGTGGACTGGCTCGGTCAGTACCACACCGAAGGCGAATCCTTTTCCAGAAGCTTTCTTGGCAGGATGCTCTTTTCCGGCGAAGAATCAATGAAAAGCACCACTGTCCTTTCTGGAGGAGAACGGGTCCGCTGCATGCTCGCACGGATGATGCTCACCTGCGCCAATGCCCTTGTCCTTGACCAGCCCACCAATCACCTGGATCTTGAATCCATAACAGCCCTGAACGATGGGCTTACAGCTTTTCCGGAAGTGCTGCTCTTCTCATCCCATGACCATGAGTTTATCTCAACCATTGCCAACAGAATCATTGAGATCACTCCCAAGGGGGTCATTGATCAAACCATGGGATTTGACGACTATCTTGAGTTGATGGACAGCAAAGAAACAGTTTAA
- a CDS encoding ABC transporter permease, protein MIISPSRKKWRRFVSIRRGYVSFILLTVMVVFSLFAELFINSRALVVSYEGELFFPTYGPMISGTVFGLDYGYETDYRKLQTAFKAQENGENWVLMPMVPFNAYENDLKEGSYPPFPPSFAQRHFLGTDNVGRDILARLVYGFRTALGFSVILLVFNYSVGIFLGCAMGYFGGKFDLFAQRILEVWSNIPFLYVVIIVSSIVVPSFMVLLLIMAFFGWIQMTWVMRTMTYREKEREYVLAARSLGASHARIIFHHIIPNTISVIVTYAPFAISGGIVALTSLDYLGFGLPAPTPSWGELLQQGWTNMEAWWISASVVAALVITLMTVTFTGEGIREALDPRMHTTYE, encoded by the coding sequence ATGATAATTTCGCCTTCCAGGAAAAAGTGGCGACGGTTTGTCTCCATCCGCAGGGGCTATGTCTCGTTTATTCTCTTGACCGTGATGGTGGTCTTTTCTCTCTTTGCCGAGCTGTTCATCAACAGCCGTGCCCTTGTGGTTTCCTATGAAGGGGAGCTTTTTTTCCCGACCTATGGCCCGATGATTTCGGGTACCGTTTTTGGGCTTGATTATGGGTATGAGACCGACTATCGAAAGCTTCAGACAGCTTTTAAGGCCCAGGAAAATGGTGAGAACTGGGTACTTATGCCCATGGTTCCCTTTAACGCCTATGAAAATGATCTTAAGGAGGGAAGCTATCCGCCGTTTCCGCCGTCTTTTGCCCAGCGTCATTTTCTAGGCACTGACAACGTGGGCCGGGACATTTTGGCAAGGCTTGTCTATGGGTTCAGGACGGCCCTTGGGTTTTCCGTGATTCTGCTCGTATTCAACTACTCTGTGGGCATTTTTCTTGGGTGTGCCATGGGTTACTTTGGCGGGAAATTCGATCTTTTTGCCCAGAGAATCCTTGAGGTGTGGAGCAACATCCCCTTTCTCTATGTGGTGATCATTGTCTCATCCATTGTCGTGCCAAGCTTTATGGTGCTGCTTCTTATCATGGCCTTTTTCGGCTGGATCCAGATGACCTGGGTGATGCGGACCATGACCTACCGGGAAAAGGAGCGTGAATATGTGCTTGCGGCCCGTTCCCTGGGAGCCTCCCATGCAAGGATCATCTTTCACCACATCATTCCCAACACCATCTCGGTCATTGTCACCTATGCGCCTTTTGCCATTTCGGGCGGTATTGTGGCCTTAACCTCCCTTGATTATCTGGGGTTTGGCCTTCCGGCGCCCACCCCCTCCTGGGGAGAGCTTCTCCAGCAGGGGTGGACCAATATGGAGGCATGGTGGATCTCAGCCTCGGTGGTGGCGGCCCTGGTCATTACCCTCATGACCGTCACCTTTACGGGTGAGGGTATAAGGGAGGCTCTGGATCCCAGGATGCACACCACCTACGAGTAA
- a CDS encoding ABC transporter permease subunit, translating to MIAYFIRRLFLVIPTFIGITIMVFTITRFVPGGPIERIIADARQMQTTDRAGASGNGGAGAGQPLSEEQIEKLRVYYGFDRPVLESYFLWLSKVLTGDLGRSTRYYDPVWEMIKERIPISLYFGVLTMVIVYGVCIPLGIAKAVGHKSGFDNFSSILIFTGYAIPGWVAGVMMLVAFASWIDIFPLGGLVSDGFFELSFLDKAMDLFRHTLLPLLAYVLGSFTVMTLLMKNTLMDNLSADYVRTAIAKGMSFKQAVFRHALQNSLIPIATHFGNNVSIILTGSFLIEKVFNINGMGLLGYESVVDRDYPVVMGILVISSLLFMLGNILSDLCVALVDPRVRFK from the coding sequence ATGATCGCCTATTTCATACGACGCCTGTTTCTGGTTATTCCGACCTTTATCGGCATCACCATTATGGTGTTTACCATTACCCGATTTGTGCCTGGCGGGCCCATTGAAAGAATCATTGCAGATGCAAGACAGATGCAGACCACGGACAGGGCTGGGGCTTCCGGAAACGGCGGGGCTGGGGCAGGACAGCCCCTTTCAGAAGAACAGATCGAGAAGTTGAGGGTCTACTACGGGTTTGACCGGCCTGTCCTTGAGAGCTATTTTCTCTGGCTGTCCAAGGTGCTAACAGGGGATCTGGGGCGGTCGACCCGGTACTATGATCCCGTATGGGAGATGATCAAAGAGAGAATCCCTATTTCGTTGTACTTTGGCGTGCTGACCATGGTTATTGTTTATGGGGTATGCATTCCCCTTGGCATTGCCAAGGCCGTGGGCCACAAGAGCGGGTTTGACAATTTTTCTTCGATTCTCATCTTTACCGGTTATGCCATTCCAGGATGGGTGGCAGGGGTGATGATGCTGGTGGCCTTTGCCTCTTGGATTGATATCTTCCCCCTTGGGGGGCTTGTATCCGATGGTTTTTTCGAACTGTCATTTCTGGACAAGGCGATGGATCTTTTCCGGCATACCCTGCTGCCACTGCTCGCCTATGTGCTGGGGTCGTTCACGGTTATGACCCTTTTGATGAAAAATACCCTCATGGATAACCTTTCCGCCGACTATGTGCGGACGGCAATTGCAAAGGGGATGTCATTCAAACAGGCTGTCTTCCGCCACGCCCTGCAGAACAGCCTGATTCCCATTGCTACCCATTTTGGTAACAATGTGTCGATCATCCTCACGGGTTCGTTTCTCATAGAAAAGGTGTTCAATATCAACGGCATGGGCCTTCTGGGGTACGAGTCCGTGGTGGACAGGGATTATCCCGTTGTCATGGGGATCCTTGTGATTTCTTCCCTGCTCTTCATGCTGGGCAATATTCTCTCGGATCTGTGTGTGGCCCTTGTGGATCCCCGGGTGAGGTTTAAATGA
- the alaS gene encoding alanine--tRNA ligase, with translation MTGNEARRLFIEYFEKHHHHHVRSSSLVPSDDPTLLFTNAGMVQFKRVFTGDEKRDYSLAVTSQKCVRAGGKHNDLENVGYTARHHTFFEMLGNFSFGQYFKDKAIEFAWDLLTNGYGFDPEKLWVSVYLDDDEAYNIWRDKIGVPESRIVRLGEKDNFWSMGDTGPCGPCSEIHIDRGEKYGCGSPDCAVGCECDRYLELWNLVFMQFDRDATGKMTPLPKPSIDTGLGLERVISVLQDVPTNYETDLFLPIMERVEVLSGLKKDASRENSVAMKVIADHSRAAAFLICDGILPSNEGRGYVLRRIMRRAIRYGRNLGLVRPFLHETVQQVFEIMEQAYPELKESSAFILNVVKNEEAKFSETLDVGLRLLNETIEKTEASGAKQIAGDVIFKLYDTFGFPVDIINDVVADRAITLDMDGYNRAMDDQRARSKSSKIFAGVGEAYKTLTSQGVKTEFTGYTDLETTSEVLLIVKNDVAVTTAGQGDQIEIVTRATPFYAESGGQAGDSGVIKTKGCTVAVDNTLADPSGLRIHHGKVVSGALQTKANVLMVVDQEQRAATAMNHTATHLLHAALRKVLGDHVKQSGSLVTKDRLRFDFTHFAAITRQEIEAVESEVNLRIRENVPVATIEMDMDEAVKSGATALFEEKYGDRVRVVSMAGFSKELCGGTHTDRSGNIGLFQIVSEGGIASGIRRIEALTGARALDYVHGITADILETSRVLKSARGEVVEKVKTLVADKKAADKEIVSLKAKIASKSVENMDDDIREIDGVRIVSKLVQIDNPSQLRDLADKFKAKIGSGVVLLGAESNGKALLVSVVSDDLTKRFKAGAIVKKAAAIVGGGGGGRPDMAQAGGSKPEFLERALASVFASE, from the coding sequence ATGACAGGCAATGAAGCGCGCAGGCTTTTTATCGAATATTTTGAGAAACACCACCACCACCATGTGAGAAGTTCGTCCCTTGTGCCCAGCGACGACCCGACCCTTTTGTTTACCAATGCCGGCATGGTTCAGTTTAAAAGGGTCTTCACCGGAGACGAGAAAAGGGATTACAGCCTTGCCGTTACTTCCCAGAAATGCGTGCGTGCAGGCGGTAAGCACAACGACCTTGAGAATGTGGGGTATACGGCCCGGCATCACACCTTTTTTGAGATGCTCGGCAATTTTTCGTTTGGTCAATACTTCAAGGACAAGGCCATTGAATTTGCCTGGGATCTTTTGACCAACGGATACGGGTTTGATCCGGAGAAACTCTGGGTTTCGGTTTATCTTGATGATGATGAGGCCTATAACATCTGGCGGGATAAGATCGGGGTGCCAGAATCAAGGATCGTCCGGCTTGGAGAAAAGGACAATTTCTGGTCCATGGGAGACACAGGCCCCTGCGGACCGTGCAGTGAGATTCACATTGACCGGGGTGAAAAGTATGGATGCGGCAGTCCGGACTGCGCAGTCGGGTGTGAGTGCGACCGCTATCTGGAACTGTGGAATCTTGTTTTCATGCAGTTTGACCGGGATGCCACAGGCAAGATGACGCCGCTTCCAAAACCGAGCATTGACACGGGTCTTGGCCTTGAACGGGTGATCTCGGTTCTCCAGGATGTTCCCACAAACTATGAGACAGACCTTTTTCTGCCGATCATGGAGCGGGTCGAGGTCCTTTCCGGCTTGAAAAAGGATGCTTCCAGGGAAAACAGTGTTGCCATGAAGGTCATTGCCGACCATTCCAGGGCCGCAGCCTTTCTCATCTGTGACGGCATCCTTCCTTCCAACGAGGGCAGGGGGTATGTGCTCCGCCGTATCATGCGCCGGGCCATCCGGTACGGCCGAAACCTGGGACTTGTGCGTCCATTTCTCCATGAAACGGTTCAACAGGTGTTTGAGATCATGGAACAGGCCTATCCCGAACTCAAGGAATCGTCGGCCTTTATTCTCAATGTGGTAAAAAACGAAGAGGCAAAATTTTCCGAAACCCTGGACGTGGGACTGCGCCTTCTCAACGAAACCATTGAGAAGACCGAGGCATCCGGGGCAAAACAGATTGCAGGTGATGTGATCTTTAAGCTCTACGATACCTTTGGATTTCCCGTGGACATCATTAATGATGTGGTTGCAGATCGAGCGATCACCCTGGACATGGATGGCTACAACCGGGCCATGGACGATCAACGGGCAAGGTCAAAGAGTTCTAAAATCTTTGCAGGGGTGGGCGAAGCCTACAAGACGCTCACCTCCCAGGGGGTAAAGACCGAGTTTACCGGATACACCGATCTTGAAACCACATCTGAGGTCCTGCTTATCGTCAAGAATGATGTTGCTGTTACAACGGCCGGGCAGGGGGATCAGATTGAGATCGTTACCCGGGCCACCCCGTTTTATGCCGAATCAGGTGGTCAGGCAGGTGATTCAGGAGTCATCAAAACCAAGGGCTGTACCGTTGCTGTTGACAACACCCTTGCCGATCCGTCAGGTCTCAGGATTCACCATGGCAAAGTTGTTTCAGGAGCTCTGCAGACAAAGGCAAATGTGCTGATGGTTGTTGACCAGGAGCAACGGGCAGCAACAGCTATGAACCATACGGCCACCCACCTTTTGCACGCAGCCCTCCGAAAGGTGCTCGGTGACCATGTTAAACAGTCTGGATCCCTTGTGACCAAGGATCGGCTTCGGTTTGACTTTACCCATTTTGCCGCCATTACACGCCAGGAGATTGAGGCTGTAGAGTCCGAGGTGAATTTGCGCATTCGGGAAAACGTCCCGGTGGCCACCATTGAAATGGACATGGATGAGGCTGTTAAATCCGGAGCAACGGCTCTTTTTGAGGAAAAATACGGAGATCGGGTCAGGGTGGTTTCCATGGCCGGTTTCAGCAAGGAACTCTGCGGAGGGACACACACGGACCGCTCGGGCAACATCGGCCTGTTTCAGATTGTGTCTGAAGGAGGGATTGCGTCGGGCATAAGGCGCATTGAGGCCCTGACCGGTGCCCGAGCTCTGGATTATGTCCATGGCATCACTGCTGATATCCTGGAGACATCCAGGGTGCTGAAGAGTGCAAGGGGCGAGGTTGTAGAAAAGGTTAAAACACTTGTTGCCGACAAAAAGGCGGCTGACAAGGAGATTGTTTCCCTCAAGGCAAAAATTGCCTCAAAATCCGTTGAAAATATGGATGACGATATACGGGAGATTGACGGGGTACGCATCGTGTCAAAGCTGGTCCAGATCGACAATCCTTCCCAGCTGAGGGATCTTGCAGACAAGTTTAAGGCAAAGATCGGTTCGGGCGTTGTACTTCTGGGGGCTGAATCAAATGGAAAGGCACTTCTTGTCTCGGTTGTCTCCGATGACCTGACCAAGAGATTCAAGGCGGGTGCCATTGTTAAAAAAGCCGCTGCCATTGTGGGCGGCGGAGGCGGTGGCCGGCCGGATATGGCCCAGGCAGGGGGGTCAAAACCGGAGTTTCTTGAACGAGCTTTGGCATCGGTATTTGCCTCTGAATGA